The window GCTGTCGCAATGTTCTTCAGCTTGTCCCGCCTTTGCGGCGCAGACGACTCGCCTCCCGCCGGATTCGTCTCACTCTTCGACGGCCACAGTTTGACGGGCTGGAAAGTGCCCGAAGGAGACGGCGGCCATTGGAAAATCCTGGACGGCGTTATCGACTACGACGCCGAAAGTCAGGCCAAAGGAGACAAGAGCCTCTGGACCCAGCGCGAGTTTGGCGATTTCATTCTGCGGGTCGATTGGCGGATCAAGGAAACGCCCTACATCAATCCCAATGTGCCTTACATTCTGCCGGATGGCACGCACGCCCGCGACATCACCGGGAAGGCCATGCGAATAGCCCTGCCGGACTCCGACTCCGGAATCCTCCTGCGCGGATCGGGGAAGAACCAAGTCAACATCTGGTGCTGGCCGATCGGATCGGGGGAATTCTACGGCTATCGCAATGATCCGAAACAGCCCGCCCAGATTCGCGCTGCGGTCACGCCGCGCACCCAGGCGGACAAACCTGTCGGCGAATGGAATCGCTATGAAATCACGTGCCG of the Verrucomicrobiota bacterium genome contains:
- a CDS encoding DUF1080 domain-containing protein produces the protein MFFSLSRLCGADDSPPAGFVSLFDGHSLTGWKVPEGDGGHWKILDGVIDYDAESQAKGDKSLWTQREFGDFILRVDWRIKETPYINPNVPYILPDGTHARDITGKAMRIALPDSDSGILLRGSGKNQVNIWCWPIGSGEFYGYRNDPKQPAQIRAAVTPRTQADKPVGEWNRYEITCRGDRVTVVLNGKTVIENAQLPGIAAKGPIGLQHHGGKRDGKWISPPSLLQFKSIYVKELAK